The Spirosoma foliorum genome has a window encoding:
- a CDS encoding ISAon1 family transposase has product MTRQYRTELSTFSTWDQRAHAKDWLLYPQNLGPHLSLDETSLSQGELYTILTNKAAKGGKGAIVAIVAGTKAETVIEVLRKLAESQRKKVQEITLDMAGNMALIAKKCFPQATQVTDRFHVQQLALEAVQQMRIQYRWQALDAENEALEQAKLTERAYEPELLANGDTVKQLLARSRYVLYKRATDWTISQQERAALLFERYPDLKTAYELSQSLSHIFENTTTKLYGLGRLAKWHERVRQAGFKAFNTVARSIQNHYETILNYFDNRSTNASAESFNAKIKAFRSQFRGVRNVEFFLYLLTQLYA; this is encoded by the coding sequence CTGACCCGCCAATACCGAACCGAGTTAAGTACGTTTTCGACTTGGGATCAACGAGCCCATGCCAAAGACTGGCTTTTGTATCCTCAGAATCTGGGTCCACACCTATCGCTGGATGAAACGAGCCTATCGCAGGGTGAGCTCTACACGATTCTGACCAATAAAGCCGCCAAAGGGGGCAAGGGCGCTATTGTGGCCATTGTCGCAGGAACTAAGGCCGAAACGGTGATTGAGGTCTTGCGTAAGTTAGCTGAAAGCCAGCGCAAAAAGGTACAGGAAATTACCCTGGACATGGCGGGTAATATGGCCTTGATCGCTAAAAAATGTTTCCCCCAGGCTACTCAAGTAACTGACCGTTTCCATGTGCAACAATTAGCTTTGGAGGCTGTTCAGCAGATGCGCATTCAATACCGCTGGCAAGCCTTGGACGCCGAAAATGAGGCTCTTGAGCAGGCCAAACTAACCGAAAGAGCTTATGAACCGGAGCTGCTTGCCAATGGCGACACGGTCAAACAATTGCTGGCTCGCAGTCGCTATGTGCTTTATAAAAGGGCCACTGACTGGACGATTAGTCAACAAGAGAGAGCGGCTTTGCTTTTCGAACGGTATCCGGATTTGAAGACCGCTTATGAGTTGAGTCAGAGTCTGAGTCACATCTTTGAAAACACGACCACAAAGCTTTATGGCTTAGGCCGGTTGGCCAAGTGGCATGAGCGGGTTCGTCAAGCCGGTTTCAAAGCCTTCAACACGGTGGCTCGTTCGATTCAAAACCACTATGAAACGATTCTGAACTACTTTGACAACCGCAGCACGAATGCCTCGGCGGAGTCGTTCAATGCTAAGATAAAAGCATTCAGGAGTCAATTCAGAGGGGTTCGCAATGTGGAGTTCTTCCTTTACCTGCTGACTCAGTTATATGCTTAA
- a CDS encoding ISAon1 family transposase N-terminal region protein, with the protein MESFLPLVEHLLPEFLLTYYQLARVEPSADLLHLYLEEKNYQESAKPKAELLSKGFLPEITIQDFPIQDKRVFLHIKRRRWLNTKTQKVETRDWNQVAQGTRMTTDFALFLNQIDGFIPPQYQ; encoded by the coding sequence TTGGAAAGTTTCTTGCCTTTAGTCGAACACCTCTTACCGGAGTTCCTTCTAACTTATTACCAACTAGCTCGCGTCGAGCCATCAGCGGATTTACTTCATCTCTATTTAGAAGAGAAAAACTACCAGGAGTCGGCTAAGCCCAAAGCCGAACTATTATCCAAGGGCTTTCTGCCCGAAATCACCATTCAGGACTTCCCCATCCAAGACAAACGTGTGTTTCTGCACATCAAACGCCGTCGCTGGCTCAATACCAAGACGCAAAAAGTAGAAACCCGAGATTGGAACCAGGTGGCACAGGGCACGCGAATGACGACAGACTTTGCGCTTTTTTTAAACCAGATCGACGGATTCATCCCCCCACAGTACCAATAG
- a CDS encoding IS3 family transposase has protein sequence MAQKKISDQPLSQRRAMIERSYTNLSLRRQCWLLSISRAGLSYQPVPVDEQNLQIMRRLDEWYVEHPDLGHRRLVVLLNQEGWTINIKRVRRLRTLMGLETQFPKPNLSKPGVPRQRFFYLLRDLVIHTIHQVWATDITYIPMPKGFFYVMAILDLHSRYVLHWQLSNTLEADWCVETLQQSLQQWGKPEIFNTDQGSQFTSDDFVAVLQGHQIAISWDGKGRALGNIFVERFWRTLKYEDVYLRNYQTGYELRAGLSKYFQYYNHQRPHQSLGYRTPATVLMEGKEKQHKSVN, from the coding sequence TTGGCTCAAAAAAAAATTAGCGACCAACCCTTAAGCCAGCGAAGAGCCATGATCGAACGGTCTTATACGAACTTGAGTCTCCGACGACAATGCTGGCTGTTGAGTATTAGCCGGGCCGGTCTGTCTTATCAACCTGTGCCGGTCGATGAGCAAAACTTGCAGATTATGCGCCGGTTGGATGAATGGTATGTTGAACATCCTGATCTGGGCCATCGGCGTTTGGTGGTCCTTCTCAATCAGGAAGGTTGGACAATCAATATTAAGCGAGTCCGCCGTTTGCGTACTCTAATGGGTCTGGAAACACAGTTTCCTAAGCCTAATCTATCAAAACCGGGTGTGCCCCGGCAACGTTTTTTCTATTTGTTACGTGACTTGGTCATCCATACTATTCATCAGGTGTGGGCCACTGATATTACGTATATTCCCATGCCTAAGGGCTTTTTCTATGTAATGGCCATCTTGGATTTGCATAGCCGATATGTACTTCACTGGCAGTTGAGCAATACCCTTGAAGCGGATTGGTGCGTAGAAACGTTGCAGCAAAGCTTACAACAGTGGGGTAAGCCCGAGATTTTCAACACTGACCAAGGGAGCCAATTCACTAGCGATGACTTTGTGGCTGTTTTACAAGGCCATCAAATTGCCATCAGTTGGGATGGGAAAGGCCGAGCCCTAGGCAATATATTTGTAGAACGGTTCTGGCGGACGCTGAAATACGAAGACGTTTATTTACGAAACTACCAAACTGGTTATGAGCTTCGAGCCGGTTTGAGTAAGTACTTTCAGTATTACAATCACCAACGGCCCCATCAGTCTTTGGGTTACCGAACGCCAGCAACAGTGTTAATGGAAGGGAAAGAAAAACAACATAAATCTGTCAACTAA
- a CDS encoding DUF2652 domain-containing protein has protein sequence MKQAITEKKGTILIVDISGYSQFVKQANNITGASVIASLLGSIIRNNTLDFQLSEIEGDAILFYKYGATQPDNGGVVPV, from the coding sequence ATGAAACAGGCCATTACCGAAAAAAAAGGTACTATTCTGATTGTGGATATCAGCGGCTATTCCCAGTTTGTTAAACAAGCCAATAATATTACAGGCGCTAGTGTGATAGCAAGCCTATTAGGCTCCATTATTAGAAATAATACACTGGATTTTCAACTTTCCGAAATAGAAGGCGATGCCATTTTGTTTTACAAATACGGGGCAACCCAACCCGATAACGGCGGTGTTGTTCCAGTTTGA
- a CDS encoding AMP-binding protein has protein sequence MDPSAAFCLFTTSGTTGEPKQVIHSHQYILADTDRQILANQIEPVDRIDLLFSLEFSASLACIFPALLTGATLVVHDLKKEGVLSLATFWQRERISFSTLSVSSFRLLMKSSFDFKSLERFRFLSIGAEPVRRRDIECFQERFGATTMLQVAYATTETRTITEYKIYPTTSWTETLNSVGRVVEGRTIQIQSETGNWLGAGEVGEILIRAQGMPQAYANGSTASQRAYQRQPDGSVFYATGDVGYLDAAGYLFWCGRTDFMVKRNGQKINLLLVEDELRQAPGVEAVAIVCDLNASVQPLIQAFVKPGDLFDLPTVKRWLANRLPILLLPDIYHIIQELPRTQTGKLDRPQLVRLSKETPLGSSVRFGDPANELVNRIKEIWAQELNYPEPIADYDDFFRDLGGDSLLAEACLATLESAIKQPLPMQLAFSYSTPQALAAFIGTPPETGVQCISLNPPVAGRAQLYFIPPLSGDKRIYQGLEDALTDHANLYCLYFSPFTPSGQLRSLTELSDLIAQLINTDSPNLLLGYSFGGILAYEVALRLDQHSPSHGLNRLVLIDTPLYKSHPLSWVLTQDLKRSWRKLQRGIFTREPLHVRANLKQLLTRYYGRLKPSSALLNETNWQQKADFAARSLSQQINLREPIQRPILLIRATDSSFFDRDIQPDYSWQAYTKSWVDEHLVNTNHYHVLNPTHSAKVARILIGILDLEDKI, from the coding sequence ATCGATCCATCGGCAGCTTTCTGCTTATTCACGACCTCTGGTACTACGGGTGAACCAAAACAGGTCATTCATTCGCATCAGTATATCCTCGCTGACACTGATCGACAGATACTAGCCAATCAGATTGAGCCGGTTGATCGGATTGATTTACTGTTTTCCCTGGAGTTTAGTGCTTCTCTGGCCTGTATTTTCCCGGCCTTACTGACGGGAGCTACGCTGGTTGTTCATGATCTAAAAAAAGAAGGGGTATTATCCTTGGCGACCTTTTGGCAGCGAGAACGGATTAGTTTTAGTACGCTTTCGGTCAGTAGCTTCCGGCTTCTAATGAAAAGCTCCTTTGATTTCAAGTCGCTCGAGAGGTTCCGCTTTCTATCGATTGGCGCCGAGCCAGTTCGTCGCCGGGATATTGAATGTTTCCAGGAGCGGTTTGGCGCTACAACGATGCTCCAGGTCGCCTATGCCACTACCGAAACCCGGACGATTACGGAGTATAAAATTTACCCTACAACCTCCTGGACAGAAACCCTAAATTCAGTGGGTAGAGTTGTTGAGGGACGTACCATTCAGATCCAGTCTGAAACAGGCAATTGGTTAGGAGCCGGAGAAGTGGGCGAAATCCTGATTCGGGCTCAGGGAATGCCCCAGGCTTACGCCAATGGGTCAACGGCCAGCCAACGGGCTTACCAACGTCAACCTGACGGATCCGTTTTTTATGCAACTGGTGATGTAGGGTATTTGGATGCAGCAGGGTACCTTTTCTGGTGTGGTCGTACAGACTTCATGGTCAAACGAAATGGACAGAAAATTAATCTGCTTCTGGTGGAAGACGAACTTCGGCAAGCCCCTGGTGTGGAAGCGGTGGCTATTGTTTGCGATCTTAATGCATCTGTTCAACCCCTCATCCAGGCGTTTGTGAAACCAGGCGACCTATTTGATCTGCCAACCGTAAAGCGCTGGCTGGCCAACCGGTTGCCAATTCTACTGCTCCCTGACATCTATCACATAATCCAAGAATTACCTCGTACCCAGACGGGTAAACTTGATCGCCCCCAGTTGGTACGTCTGTCCAAAGAGACCCCGCTGGGAAGTTCGGTTAGGTTCGGTGATCCAGCAAACGAGCTGGTGAATCGGATCAAAGAAATCTGGGCACAAGAACTAAATTACCCAGAACCTATTGCCGATTATGATGATTTTTTTCGAGATCTGGGTGGTGACTCATTGCTTGCCGAAGCTTGCTTAGCTACCCTTGAGTCAGCGATAAAGCAGCCTTTACCTATGCAACTGGCCTTTTCTTACTCGACGCCCCAGGCACTGGCCGCTTTTATTGGTACGCCCCCTGAAACGGGGGTACAATGTATTTCACTCAATCCGCCAGTCGCCGGTCGTGCTCAACTCTATTTTATTCCTCCCTTGTCGGGCGACAAACGAATTTATCAGGGATTAGAAGATGCCCTGACTGATCATGCTAATTTGTACTGCCTGTATTTTTCTCCGTTCACACCCAGTGGGCAGTTACGGAGCTTGACTGAGTTGAGTGATTTAATAGCTCAGTTAATCAATACAGACTCACCTAACCTATTGCTTGGCTACTCATTCGGAGGTATTTTAGCCTATGAAGTGGCGCTACGGTTAGATCAACATTCCCCATCCCATGGATTGAATCGCCTGGTGTTGATCGATACTCCTTTATACAAAAGTCATCCTTTATCTTGGGTGCTGACTCAAGACTTGAAGCGAAGTTGGCGTAAGTTGCAGCGCGGTATTTTTACCCGCGAACCTCTGCATGTACGAGCTAATCTAAAACAGTTGCTAACCCGGTATTACGGTCGCTTAAAGCCATCGAGTGCTCTGTTGAACGAGACCAATTGGCAACAAAAAGCAGATTTTGCGGCTCGGTCGTTGAGCCAGCAGATCAACCTTCGGGAGCCCATTCAACGGCCTATTTTGTTGATCAGGGCAACCGACTCGTCTTTTTTTGATCGTGATATCCAACCTGATTATAGCTGGCAGGCTTATACCAAATCCTGGGTCGATGAACACCTAGTTAATACGAATCATTACCACGTATTAAATCCAACCCATAGTGCGAAAGTAGCCCGTATCTTAATTGGTATCCTAGATCTTGAGGATAAGATTTGA
- a CDS encoding AMP-binding protein, with protein sequence MNMGFSERWNTVAEQFAQHEAIRNSARQVTYKALGAQANAYACQLANLAICNGCIAVLIPDPIDHIAALLGILLSGNYYYSISLERTSMISQVLKSTGAEALITSAHSIVADQLDDSVLLIQSPISSLKPPPPPGQLTYRSIGSFLLIHDLWYYG encoded by the coding sequence ATGAACATGGGATTTAGTGAGCGGTGGAACACTGTCGCGGAACAGTTTGCGCAGCATGAAGCGATCCGCAATTCAGCACGGCAGGTCACCTATAAGGCGTTGGGCGCTCAGGCGAATGCGTATGCTTGTCAACTAGCTAACCTGGCCATTTGTAACGGTTGCATTGCTGTGCTTATCCCCGATCCAATCGATCATATAGCAGCTCTACTGGGGATTCTTTTATCTGGTAACTATTACTATTCGATTAGTCTGGAGCGTACTTCGATGATAAGTCAGGTGTTAAAAAGCACCGGTGCTGAAGCCTTGATTACCTCCGCACATAGTATTGTAGCTGATCAGCTAGACGACTCCGTTTTGCTGATTCAATCACCAATAAGTTCACTTAAGCCGCCCCCCCCCCCGGGTCAACTTACGTATCGATCCATCGGCAGCTTTCTGCTTATTCACGACCTCTGGTACTACGGGTGA
- a CDS encoding VWD domain-containing protein: MKYFICFLLLVLISCKHNQDTPVATNTNAPAAFDQIRQVAVRSADSPLGQVFHSPDINKDILVFGTKNSYGYLKQVQFVLVTDASTKEWILYEFNSSYLPIWARLSKGYTIGFTNYNMTSRTVTITGYQTDTRAKLGTMDGVKLDQNVFDWASGAQTILDQDLRMARVASQCSQSQYKAAAAGYFAVNAAGCALGISEFGTGIGIPAAILSIYNTYQSCKSALGVLGNIASGQPAIGCPSAQDIANNGASCLEGELNAFSGNPYNFVQSCASGILANAASEAACDCKPNDDPLPARSTGDPHLRTLDELYYDFQAYGEFTALKATAGDLEIQVRQEDYNNTGVATVNTGVAVRMGSDVVCVLVNPNRLYVNKVLKTDAFTSLPLSNGTTLTKDGNDLTLTNSQNEKVTIEWRGGYYLLDYLVTLKAARAGQVSGLLGNFDGTPGNDLMLSTGAAVNRFTDNITGSYADSWRIQQAQSLFVYESGKTTDSYTNRNFPRTSVTLTDERKQWAEGICQNAGISDPNYLQDCIYDVAITGEPTIAESAAWGQKADGVPTALPLAANSDFNQFLNVRMELSSTQTDLDQLNLLDFDAGKVYKLRDGAAHAATIDAVGSQYCGSNLTTPATIKTCDQSCGTGPIWNVISSQNWPTLQRGTLLYVGANNNPGLLLSQWNSIQQSSDIKALVRSNFDKDNTFSSVVLESSGTDQNTCLPTYLQNRFLYTFITGQGKLGLFRITGNGTTAEGRRWYTMDIRIQK; the protein is encoded by the coding sequence ATGAAGTACTTTATCTGTTTCCTGTTACTCGTCCTCATTTCCTGTAAGCACAATCAAGATACCCCAGTAGCGACCAACACAAATGCGCCGGCCGCATTTGACCAGATCAGACAGGTAGCCGTTCGCTCAGCCGACAGCCCGCTGGGACAGGTTTTCCATAGCCCCGACATCAACAAAGATATACTGGTATTCGGCACCAAAAACAGTTACGGTTACCTCAAGCAGGTTCAGTTCGTGCTCGTTACGGATGCCAGCACAAAAGAGTGGATTTTATACGAATTCAATTCCAGCTACTTACCCATCTGGGCGCGTCTGTCGAAGGGCTATACGATCGGCTTTACGAATTATAACATGACCAGCAGAACGGTGACCATAACGGGTTACCAGACCGACACGCGGGCTAAGTTGGGTACTATGGATGGGGTCAAACTAGACCAGAACGTATTTGATTGGGCCAGTGGTGCGCAGACGATACTGGATCAGGACCTGCGAATGGCGCGGGTAGCTAGTCAGTGCAGTCAGAGCCAGTACAAGGCAGCAGCAGCCGGGTATTTTGCGGTCAATGCAGCTGGCTGCGCGTTGGGAATCAGCGAATTCGGTACCGGCATTGGCATTCCTGCTGCCATTCTGAGTATTTACAATACCTATCAGAGTTGTAAAAGCGCACTGGGTGTGTTGGGCAATATTGCCTCCGGCCAGCCAGCTATCGGTTGCCCCTCGGCTCAGGATATTGCCAATAATGGAGCGTCCTGTCTGGAAGGTGAGCTGAACGCATTTTCGGGCAATCCCTACAATTTTGTGCAAAGCTGTGCGTCGGGCATTCTGGCCAACGCAGCCTCAGAGGCAGCCTGTGACTGTAAGCCGAACGACGATCCCCTACCCGCCCGCAGCACCGGCGACCCGCACCTGCGTACACTCGACGAACTCTATTATGATTTTCAGGCTTACGGCGAATTTACCGCCCTAAAAGCGACGGCGGGTGATCTGGAAATCCAGGTTCGGCAGGAAGATTACAACAATACGGGTGTGGCCACGGTCAATACGGGCGTGGCCGTTCGGATGGGCAGTGATGTGGTGTGCGTACTGGTGAACCCCAACCGGTTGTACGTCAATAAGGTGCTGAAAACGGACGCCTTCACTAGTTTACCGCTCAGCAATGGTACCACGCTCACCAAAGATGGTAACGACCTGACGCTGACCAACTCTCAGAACGAAAAAGTAACGATTGAGTGGCGTGGCGGTTATTATTTGCTCGACTATCTGGTAACCCTTAAAGCGGCCCGGGCCGGGCAGGTAAGCGGCCTGTTGGGTAACTTCGACGGTACGCCGGGCAATGATCTTATGCTCAGTACCGGTGCGGCTGTCAACCGCTTTACCGACAATATAACGGGTTCGTACGCCGATAGCTGGCGGATTCAGCAAGCTCAGTCGCTGTTTGTCTACGAGTCCGGGAAAACGACGGATTCCTATACCAATCGCAACTTCCCACGCACCAGCGTGACCCTGACAGATGAGCGCAAACAATGGGCCGAGGGTATTTGCCAGAATGCTGGCATCTCTGATCCCAATTATTTGCAGGACTGCATTTACGACGTAGCCATAACGGGTGAACCAACAATTGCCGAATCGGCCGCCTGGGGCCAGAAAGCGGACGGCGTTCCAACCGCCCTGCCCCTGGCGGCCAACAGCGATTTTAACCAGTTCCTGAACGTACGTATGGAGCTTTCGAGTACACAGACTGATCTGGACCAACTAAATCTGCTCGACTTCGATGCTGGTAAAGTGTATAAACTGCGTGACGGTGCAGCCCACGCAGCGACTATCGACGCCGTTGGAAGCCAGTACTGCGGTAGCAATCTAACCACCCCTGCCACAATCAAAACATGCGATCAGTCGTGTGGCACGGGCCCAATCTGGAACGTGATCAGCAGTCAAAACTGGCCGACACTTCAGCGGGGAACGTTGCTTTATGTGGGCGCTAACAATAATCCGGGCCTTCTGTTAAGCCAATGGAACAGCATTCAGCAGTCCAGTGATATAAAAGCGTTGGTTCGCTCTAATTTCGACAAAGACAATACGTTCTCATCAGTGGTACTGGAGAGCAGTGGTACCGATCAGAATACGTGTTTGCCGACCTACCTTCAGAATCGGTTTCTGTATACGTTTATAACGGGTCAGGGCAAGCTTGGCCTGTTTCGGATTACGGGCAATGGCACCACGGCCGAAGGACGCCGATGGTATACTATGGATATTAGAATTCAGAAATAG
- a CDS encoding MFS transporter, with protein MVTPDSSSNQDNSWVLLVMILASSMASLDASALNVALPAIQRSLQADATQLVWVVNAYALLLAALILMGGALGDHFGRKKIMLIGIGLFVGCSAACAAAPSIEWLIVARTGQGLGGAFLIPGSLAIITAVFADKQRGKAIGTWSATGALTSLAGPLLGGVLAGEGLWRAVFLLNLPLGLAAWWIIYQKVPETRDEAATGSVDLIGVVLSSLGLASLTYSFTMWSTWGPTHPFIYGTLLGGLISLAGFIAYELHHQQPLVPMSLFKVSSFAGTNLLTLFLYGALSVVSFFLSLNLVQLQGYSPSLAGLAFIALPLPLILLSRWSGNLSDQYGPRRLLIIGPAIIGLGFLGLSWIGLTSGPSQYWATFLPALLTVGIGLTLTVAPLTNTVMGSVPAHNAGAASGINNAIARTAAVLALAVASSIVLATFRYQLSEQIKPLHLSSAIIKTLQEKSNQLGATPVPAQVTLANQSSIHQAIREAFLYSFQEIMWGCTGLAWLSAVVAAFWITPVAKKLTGKSS; from the coding sequence ATGGTTACTCCTGATAGCAGTTCGAATCAAGATAACAGCTGGGTGCTGCTGGTAATGATCCTGGCCTCCAGCATGGCTTCCCTTGATGCGTCTGCCCTCAATGTGGCTCTTCCGGCTATTCAACGAAGTCTCCAGGCTGATGCTACTCAACTAGTTTGGGTCGTCAATGCTTATGCCTTACTGTTAGCCGCTCTCATTCTAATGGGGGGAGCGCTAGGAGATCACTTTGGTCGAAAGAAAATAATGCTTATTGGCATCGGTCTGTTTGTTGGCTGTTCAGCCGCCTGTGCAGCAGCCCCTTCGATCGAGTGGCTCATTGTGGCGCGCACTGGTCAGGGACTAGGGGGAGCCTTCCTGATCCCCGGCAGCCTAGCCATCATTACAGCCGTATTTGCCGATAAGCAGCGAGGTAAGGCTATTGGAACTTGGTCTGCCACAGGAGCTTTGACTAGTTTGGCTGGTCCCCTTCTGGGGGGTGTACTAGCTGGAGAAGGGCTTTGGCGAGCTGTTTTTTTGCTTAACCTACCGCTTGGTCTGGCTGCCTGGTGGATCATTTACCAAAAAGTACCTGAGACTCGGGATGAAGCCGCAACTGGGTCTGTCGATTTGATCGGAGTGGTTCTGTCTTCCTTAGGTCTGGCCAGTTTAACGTACAGTTTTACGATGTGGTCAACTTGGGGACCTACTCATCCGTTCATTTATGGAACCTTGCTAGGCGGCCTGATTAGTCTGGCAGGATTCATTGCGTATGAGTTACACCATCAGCAACCCCTGGTTCCCATGTCGTTATTTAAGGTGTCCAGTTTTGCTGGAACAAACTTGCTCACCTTATTTCTATATGGTGCGCTGAGTGTTGTCTCCTTTTTCCTGTCCTTGAATTTAGTGCAGCTCCAGGGATATAGCCCTTCTTTAGCAGGCTTGGCCTTCATAGCGCTTCCGCTACCACTCATACTCCTTTCTCGCTGGAGTGGGAATCTGTCCGATCAATATGGTCCTCGACGGTTGTTAATTATCGGTCCGGCGATTATTGGCTTGGGATTTTTAGGGCTATCCTGGATAGGGCTCACCAGCGGGCCGTCTCAATACTGGGCTACTTTTTTGCCGGCTTTATTAACGGTTGGTATTGGTTTGACCTTGACTGTAGCCCCACTGACCAATACGGTGATGGGATCGGTTCCAGCCCATAATGCGGGGGCAGCTTCCGGCATCAATAATGCTATTGCTCGTACTGCTGCCGTGTTAGCCCTAGCTGTTGCCAGTTCAATAGTTCTGGCAACCTTTCGCTATCAACTGAGTGAACAAATAAAGCCATTACACTTGTCTTCAGCGATTATAAAGACTTTACAAGAAAAGTCTAATCAATTGGGTGCCACCCCTGTTCCAGCTCAAGTTACTTTAGCCAACCAATCTTCCATCCATCAGGCCATTCGAGAAGCCTTTTTATATAGTTTCCAGGAGATTATGTGGGGCTGTACTGGTTTAGCCTGGCTCAGTGCCGTCGTAGCTGCTTTTTGGATAACTCCTGTGGCGAAAAAGTTGACTGGAAAATCGTCCTAA
- a CDS encoding winged helix-turn-helix transcriptional regulator, whose product MKELKQRSTCPISTSLDVLGDKWTLLILRDMVFAGKSTYGEFLQSAEKMATNILADRLAVLESQGILTKAVASDKKSKFTYRLTEKGIDTVPIIITLLVWGTKHCSTIVDPGLLKELEAGQEEVVEKYQQLAREKSLA is encoded by the coding sequence ATGAAAGAGCTAAAACAACGTTCTACTTGCCCCATCAGCACATCGCTAGACGTACTGGGAGACAAATGGACCCTACTGATTCTGCGGGACATGGTGTTTGCGGGGAAGTCTACTTATGGGGAATTTTTGCAGTCAGCAGAAAAAATGGCGACCAACATTCTGGCCGATCGCCTGGCGGTTCTGGAATCGCAAGGCATCTTAACCAAAGCTGTGGCCTCCGATAAGAAATCGAAGTTCACTTACCGCCTGACAGAAAAAGGCATAGACACCGTCCCAATTATTATAACGCTACTTGTGTGGGGAACCAAGCATTGCTCCACCATCGTCGACCCTGGCTTGCTGAAAGAACTTGAGGCTGGGCAAGAAGAGGTCGTTGAGAAGTATCAACAGCTCGCCCGCGAAAAGTCCCTGGCTTAA
- a CDS encoding SDR family oxidoreductase → MILVTGATGGLGHQTIDFLLTTTPATQVVALVRDISKATDLVKRGVDVRQADYVDYPALVQAFRGIDKVLLVSAVAFTDRVHQHQNVIDAAKVAGVKHLFYTSIQRSTNFVLQEVTESDLATEAYLKASGLTYTILKNGYYFEGLSYLIGSEVPETEILFPAGKGKIAFVKRTELAAATAALLTSEGHEGQEYTLSGSESYSFDDIAQEFSALAARPIAYKSIEVASYIAQKVAAGFPEVVAKFLAQWGAATQHGMLAETHNTVERLLGRKPTSLREYLKATYFLGT, encoded by the coding sequence ATGATTCTAGTAACTGGAGCCACCGGTGGGTTAGGCCACCAAACCATTGACTTTTTACTTACTACCACCCCGGCCACTCAAGTTGTTGCCCTAGTGCGCGACATCAGCAAAGCTACGGACCTCGTCAAGCGGGGCGTAGACGTCCGGCAAGCCGACTACGTTGACTATCCCGCACTGGTGCAAGCTTTTCGGGGCATCGATAAGGTGCTGCTGGTTTCCGCCGTGGCCTTTACCGACCGGGTGCACCAGCATCAAAACGTTATAGACGCTGCAAAGGTAGCCGGGGTAAAGCACCTATTTTACACAAGCATCCAGCGTAGCACCAATTTTGTGCTGCAGGAGGTCACCGAAAGCGACCTGGCCACGGAAGCCTACCTCAAAGCGTCCGGCCTAACCTACACCATTCTCAAAAACGGCTACTACTTTGAAGGTCTAAGCTACCTGATTGGGAGCGAGGTGCCAGAGACGGAGATTCTTTTCCCGGCGGGAAAGGGCAAGATAGCATTCGTTAAGCGAACCGAATTAGCTGCCGCCACGGCCGCCCTACTGACCAGCGAAGGGCATGAGGGCCAGGAGTATACTCTGTCGGGGAGCGAATCCTATTCTTTTGATGATATTGCTCAGGAATTCTCCGCGTTAGCGGCCCGGCCCATCGCTTACAAAAGCATTGAGGTGGCATCTTACATTGCCCAGAAAGTTGCCGCGGGCTTCCCCGAAGTCGTCGCCAAGTTCCTTGCCCAGTGGGGTGCCGCCACCCAACATGGCATGCTGGCCGAGACGCACAATACCGTCGAGCGTCTGCTAGGCCGCAAGCCAACTTCGCTGCGGGAATATCTGAAAGCGACTTATTTCTTGGGCACCTAA